In one window of Rhodopseudomonas palustris HaA2 DNA:
- a CDS encoding glycosyltransferase family 4 protein gives MTITTDTRTGHDRIGETDAASPQPTPARDAGAAPARRTRVVVIQTQAENAGAQEISRLVGAGLAARGYDVHNLFFFRQSRSFDEPAQTTYCAARRPGDPLSFLRFLGALYARIRTLRPDVVLTFQHYGNAIGGIAARLASPAPVIANQVSARLTMPAWLRGVDRIMGQLGVFETITVNSHDMLRDYSRYPDGYRRRLQHVPHGFDQKHATMSKADARRQFGLRPDAVILGSAARLHPLKQLDAAIRVLAQRPDWRLALAGQGPDEARLRELADGLGVSDRITFIGEISPEQVANFLACLDVFVFPSLAETFGLAAVEAAHAGVPVVANDLPVLREVLSAQGEPAALFVDAADPAAMANAIARALDDDALRAQLRRAGDGLKSRYAVDAMVDEYVRIIEGATQPAARRQGAGRDR, from the coding sequence ATGACGATCACCACAGACACCCGGACCGGGCACGATCGCATCGGCGAGACCGATGCAGCGTCACCACAGCCGACGCCGGCGCGCGACGCCGGGGCCGCGCCGGCGCGGCGCACGCGCGTGGTCGTGATCCAGACCCAGGCGGAGAACGCCGGCGCGCAGGAGATTTCGCGGCTGGTCGGCGCCGGGCTCGCCGCGCGCGGCTACGACGTCCACAATCTGTTCTTCTTCCGGCAGTCGCGCTCGTTCGACGAGCCGGCGCAGACGACGTATTGCGCGGCCCGCCGGCCGGGCGATCCGCTGTCGTTCCTGCGGTTTCTCGGCGCGCTCTACGCGCGCATCCGGACGCTTCGGCCCGACGTGGTGCTGACCTTCCAGCATTACGGCAATGCGATCGGCGGGATCGCCGCGCGGCTGGCGAGCCCGGCGCCGGTGATCGCCAACCAGGTGTCGGCGCGATTGACGATGCCGGCCTGGCTGCGCGGCGTCGATCGGATCATGGGCCAGCTCGGCGTGTTCGAGACCATCACGGTCAACTCGCACGACATGCTGCGCGACTATTCGCGCTATCCCGACGGCTATCGCAGGCGGCTGCAGCACGTGCCGCACGGCTTCGACCAGAAGCACGCGACCATGTCGAAGGCGGACGCGCGCCGGCAATTCGGGCTCAGGCCGGATGCGGTCATTCTCGGCTCCGCCGCGCGGCTGCATCCGCTGAAGCAGCTCGACGCCGCCATCCGCGTGCTGGCGCAGCGGCCGGACTGGCGCCTCGCGCTGGCGGGCCAGGGCCCCGACGAGGCGCGCCTGCGCGAACTCGCCGACGGCCTCGGCGTGTCCGACCGCATCACCTTCATCGGCGAGATCTCGCCCGAGCAGGTCGCGAACTTCCTGGCCTGCCTCGACGTGTTCGTGTTTCCCTCGCTGGCCGAGACCTTCGGCCTCGCCGCGGTCGAGGCCGCCCATGCCGGCGTGCCGGTGGTCGCCAACGATCTGCCGGTGCTGCGCGAAGTGCTGTCGGCGCAAGGCGAACCGGCGGCATTGTTCGTCGATGCGGCGGACCCCGCCGCGATGGCGAACGCGATCGCCCGGGCGCTCGACGACGACGCGCTCCGCGCGCAGCTCCGCCGCGCCGGCGACGGGCTGAAGTCGCGCTACGCGGTCGACGCCATGGTCGACGAGTATGTCCGCATCATCGAGGGCGCAACGCAGCCGGCAGCGCGACGGCAAGGAGCCGGCCGTGATCGTTGA
- a CDS encoding GumC family protein, with the protein MSPRPSSQTISDDRNPDGIDFRNVAGILARRKTWVFGVPLALCAVVLAYLLVAQPSYTGWAQVFVDPRDQYTPKDDPLQNSVPGDGLLLVESQLKIITSNEVLNRVIEQMNLQNDPEFNGERMGLGRLVKALIGLGKTEDRALVTLRNLRKKVATKRVDRSFVIDIMASADTAPRAAALANAVATAYLDEQAGANAAFQRRTSEAISAQLGKLRQEVKRGEEAVAAYKAANNLVGARSRMVSEQQLDEANTQLTNAKTRLADAQARVRLIETIEHGDAGLEAVPEAMQSAAIVQLRGRLADASREEAQLAQIDGPNHPALQGARAQVRDVQAAIQRELKTIARSVRNTYASERTNVQTLQANFDALKTQSQANEKLLVPLRELERKAESSRIVYENFLAKAKTAEERQGIDTTNIRLISRATTPENKSWPPTLIMLAAAIFAGLTIGIALALARDHFERPDRGPEPEAVDEVDPPVAVAVAPVPAPRPVMAQPRTGRLKALSADLLAAPKGHTIVLVQVQRAAWLDDVALQLARTVIAAEMDVMLVDADLARHHTTSRLGFDGAPGLRDVMAGTAAINEVVKLHQPTAMRIVPVGLSAVGNRDPRARQALQSAVQQLRAFDRVIVDGGEIGSTASEFGLYYMADEVVFLAQGPGGKSEDAAILVDLLQLRQVKARIVFVEPDVAVAA; encoded by the coding sequence ATGTCGCCCAGGCCGTCTTCCCAAACGATCTCCGACGACCGCAATCCCGACGGGATCGATTTCAGGAACGTCGCCGGCATTCTGGCGCGGCGCAAGACCTGGGTGTTCGGCGTTCCGCTGGCGCTGTGCGCGGTGGTCCTGGCCTATCTCCTGGTCGCGCAGCCGTCCTACACCGGATGGGCGCAGGTGTTCGTCGATCCGCGCGATCAGTACACGCCGAAGGACGACCCGCTGCAGAATTCGGTGCCGGGCGACGGCCTGCTGCTGGTCGAGAGCCAGCTCAAGATCATCACCTCGAACGAGGTGCTGAACCGCGTCATCGAGCAGATGAATCTGCAGAACGATCCGGAGTTCAACGGCGAGCGGATGGGGCTCGGCCGGCTGGTGAAGGCGCTGATCGGGCTCGGCAAGACCGAGGACCGCGCCCTCGTCACGCTGCGCAATCTGCGCAAGAAGGTCGCCACCAAGCGGGTCGACCGCTCCTTCGTGATCGACATCATGGCCTCGGCCGACACCGCGCCGCGCGCGGCCGCGCTCGCCAATGCGGTGGCGACCGCCTATCTCGACGAGCAGGCCGGCGCCAACGCCGCGTTTCAGCGCCGAACCTCGGAAGCGATCTCGGCGCAGCTCGGCAAGCTGCGGCAGGAGGTCAAGCGCGGCGAGGAAGCCGTCGCCGCCTACAAGGCGGCCAACAATCTGGTCGGCGCGCGCAGCCGGATGGTGAGCGAGCAGCAGCTCGACGAAGCCAACACCCAGCTCACCAACGCCAAGACCCGGCTGGCCGATGCGCAGGCGCGGGTCCGGCTGATCGAAACCATCGAGCACGGCGACGCCGGCCTCGAGGCGGTGCCCGAGGCGATGCAGTCGGCCGCGATCGTGCAGTTGCGCGGGCGGCTGGCCGACGCGTCGCGCGAGGAGGCGCAACTCGCGCAGATCGACGGCCCCAATCATCCGGCGCTGCAGGGCGCGCGGGCGCAGGTGCGTGACGTTCAGGCCGCGATCCAGCGCGAGCTGAAGACGATCGCGCGCTCGGTGCGCAACACCTACGCCAGCGAACGCACCAATGTGCAGACCCTGCAGGCCAATTTCGACGCTCTGAAGACGCAGTCGCAGGCCAACGAGAAACTGCTGGTGCCGCTGCGCGAGCTGGAGCGCAAGGCGGAATCCAGCCGCATCGTCTACGAGAACTTCCTCGCCAAGGCGAAGACCGCCGAGGAGCGGCAGGGCATCGACACCACCAACATCCGGCTGATCTCGCGCGCCACCACGCCGGAAAACAAGAGCTGGCCGCCGACGCTGATCATGCTGGCCGCCGCGATCTTCGCCGGGCTGACCATCGGCATCGCGCTGGCGCTGGCGCGCGATCACTTCGAGCGCCCGGACCGTGGACCCGAGCCGGAGGCCGTCGACGAAGTCGATCCTCCCGTCGCGGTCGCGGTCGCGCCCGTCCCGGCGCCGCGGCCGGTGATGGCGCAGCCCCGCACCGGCCGGCTGAAGGCGCTGAGCGCGGACCTGCTCGCGGCGCCGAAGGGCCACACCATCGTGCTGGTCCAGGTGCAACGCGCCGCGTGGCTCGACGACGTCGCGCTGCAACTCGCGCGGACCGTGATCGCCGCCGAGATGGACGTGATGCTGGTCGACGCCGATCTGGCGCGGCATCACACCACGTCGCGGCTCGGCTTCGACGGTGCGCCCGGCCTGCGTGACGTGATGGCCGGAACCGCCGCGATCAACGAGGTCGTGAAGTTGCACCAGCCGACCGCGATGCGGATCGTGCCGGTCGGGCTGTCGGCCGTCGGCAATCGCGATCCGCGCGCCCGGCAGGCGCTGCAGTCGGCGGTGCAGCAGCTGCGCGCGTTCGACCGCGTCATCGTCGACGGCGGCGAGATCGGATCGACCGCGTCCGAATTCGGGCTGTACTACATGGCCGACGAAGTCGTGTTCCTGGCGCAGGGCCCCGGCGGCAAGAGCGAGGACGCCGCCATCCTGGTCGATCTGCTGCAATTGCGTCAGGTCAAGGCGCGGATCGTGTTCGTCGAGCCGGACGTCGCGGTGGCGGCATGA
- a CDS encoding VpsF family polysaccharide biosynthesis protein (VpsF, distantly related to oligosaccharide ligases, is encoded next to the probable flippase VpsE.), protein MTAGGAPHPPVAFAPAAAAASTIRLRLPFAAPLVQKMMAVYIVLLFVVSANVLDLIGYDYSAIGGSPITKIHVSTYFIVLLFAVFLVTYPQKGDLARYYLATKLGSIFFFCAATFAVINIVVDGRNGFGMYFDTDLHLFLCAMLLPFVTPENMDRLERFLHWFFLANAVLAVVELAIGFNIFPLITYSPDGMTTVEPRATAFLSHPLHAATITCVYIVSLLCGAGRDLRPNLRLPMIGLQCAALLAFGGRTAFLLTGLIMAGMLLWGAFRAAAGMKMSQRGLIVWFSIIPVGIAAVAVLAAIGAFDPLLDRFTEDGGSARTRWLMVPLLLSFDWGDMLWGAHTEYVRSQVYSFGLEWGVENPFIQMSVFQGVVIASLIMLGILLLIWEAYRRMTAKAIYPIAVFFFLCSTFGSFAGRFFTFAIFLVVVATLFRRTDAPPDYVS, encoded by the coding sequence ATGACGGCGGGCGGCGCGCCGCATCCGCCGGTCGCGTTCGCGCCTGCGGCCGCGGCCGCGTCCACGATCCGGCTGCGGCTGCCGTTCGCGGCGCCGCTGGTCCAGAAGATGATGGCGGTCTACATCGTGCTGCTGTTCGTGGTGTCGGCCAACGTACTGGACCTGATCGGCTACGATTACAGCGCGATCGGCGGCTCGCCGATCACCAAGATCCACGTCTCGACCTATTTCATCGTGCTGCTGTTCGCGGTGTTTCTCGTCACCTATCCGCAGAAGGGCGATCTGGCGCGCTACTACCTCGCCACCAAGCTCGGCTCGATCTTCTTCTTCTGCGCCGCCACCTTCGCGGTGATCAACATCGTGGTCGACGGCCGCAACGGCTTCGGCATGTATTTCGACACCGACCTGCATCTGTTCCTGTGCGCCATGCTGCTGCCGTTCGTGACGCCGGAGAACATGGACCGGCTGGAGCGCTTCCTGCACTGGTTCTTCCTGGCCAATGCGGTGCTGGCGGTGGTCGAGCTGGCGATCGGCTTCAACATCTTTCCGCTGATCACCTATTCGCCGGACGGCATGACCACGGTGGAGCCGCGGGCGACGGCGTTTCTCAGCCATCCGCTGCACGCCGCCACCATCACCTGCGTCTATATCGTCAGCCTGTTGTGCGGCGCGGGCAGGGACTTGCGGCCGAATCTGCGGTTGCCGATGATCGGGCTGCAATGCGCCGCCTTGCTGGCGTTCGGCGGGCGCACCGCGTTTCTGCTGACCGGATTGATCATGGCCGGCATGTTGTTGTGGGGGGCGTTCCGCGCCGCGGCGGGCATGAAAATGTCGCAGCGCGGCCTGATCGTCTGGTTCTCGATCATCCCGGTCGGGATCGCCGCGGTCGCGGTGCTGGCGGCGATCGGCGCGTTCGATCCGCTGCTCGACCGCTTCACCGAGGACGGCGGCAGCGCCCGCACCCGCTGGCTGATGGTGCCGCTGCTGCTGTCGTTCGACTGGGGCGACATGCTGTGGGGCGCGCACACCGAATATGTCAGGTCGCAGGTGTATTCGTTCGGCCTGGAATGGGGCGTCGAAAATCCGTTCATCCAGATGAGCGTGTTCCAGGGCGTGGTGATCGCCTCGCTGATCATGCTCGGCATCCTGCTGCTGATCTGGGAGGCGTATCGGCGGATGACCGCGAAGGCGATCTATCCGATCGCGGTGTTCTTCTTCCTGTGCAGCACCTTCGGCTCGTTCGCCGGGCGGTTCTTCACCTTCGCGATTTTCCTGGTGGTGGTGGCGACGCTGTTCCGGCGGACGGATGCGCCGCCCGACTATGTGAGCTGA
- a CDS encoding glycoside hydrolase family 5 protein — protein sequence MDAAVPSHLVDPPAIVRDAADLRPAGRGGQLLPPGYLGTRGSQIVDVTGRPVRIASIGWNGTEGPPGAAPSGIWKVSYRTVLDSIVAAGFNTVRIPWTDIGLDTPLNGYSDRLGWINTTLNPDLLASDTPDANGRYRYVTTLVAFQRIVDYAGDIGLKVIFNHHTNQGTAGQQRNGLWFDLGPGTDNTDGIKPGRFTAQDFKQNWLRVARTFAGNPTVIGYDLHNEPNGDRGAITWGGGGPTDIKAMCEDVGSAIQDVSPDVLIICEGPETYKPPPESSGMDPRHAAPAGNLTAAGANPVRLKIPHKLVYSIHEYPEEIADTKRWGIPETGKGFIDRMNTTWGYLVRDDIAPVWIGEMGASLRTPETREWARNLIDYMNGKYGSEGGPAFSGDQQPISGSWWLIGPSNDPPYGLQTDWGVGHYRPDQIAITDQMLFRPRK from the coding sequence ATGGACGCCGCGGTGCCGAGCCATCTCGTCGATCCGCCGGCGATCGTCCGGGACGCCGCCGATCTGCGGCCGGCGGGGCGCGGCGGCCAGTTGCTGCCGCCCGGCTATCTCGGCACGCGGGGCAGCCAGATCGTCGACGTGACCGGCCGGCCGGTGCGGATCGCCTCGATCGGCTGGAACGGCACCGAGGGCCCGCCCGGCGCAGCACCCTCGGGGATCTGGAAGGTCAGCTACCGGACCGTTCTCGACTCGATCGTCGCCGCGGGCTTCAACACCGTGCGGATTCCATGGACGGATATCGGCCTCGACACGCCGCTGAACGGCTACAGCGACCGGCTCGGCTGGATCAACACCACGCTCAATCCCGACCTGCTGGCATCCGACACGCCCGACGCCAACGGGCGCTATCGCTACGTCACCACGCTGGTGGCGTTTCAGCGCATCGTCGACTACGCCGGCGACATCGGCCTGAAGGTGATTTTCAATCACCACACCAATCAGGGCACCGCGGGGCAGCAGCGCAACGGGCTGTGGTTCGATCTCGGCCCAGGCACCGACAACACCGACGGCATCAAGCCGGGCCGGTTCACCGCGCAGGACTTCAAGCAGAACTGGCTGCGGGTGGCGCGGACCTTCGCCGGCAATCCGACCGTGATCGGCTACGATCTGCACAACGAGCCCAACGGCGACCGCGGCGCCATCACCTGGGGCGGCGGCGGGCCGACCGACATCAAGGCGATGTGCGAGGACGTCGGCTCGGCGATCCAGGACGTCAGCCCCGACGTGCTGATCATCTGCGAGGGGCCGGAGACCTACAAGCCGCCGCCGGAATCGTCGGGGATGGACCCGCGCCACGCCGCGCCCGCGGGCAATCTCACCGCGGCGGGCGCCAATCCGGTGCGGCTCAAGATCCCGCACAAGCTGGTGTATTCGATCCATGAATATCCGGAGGAGATCGCCGACACCAAGCGCTGGGGCATTCCGGAGACCGGCAAGGGCTTCATCGACCGGATGAACACCACCTGGGGCTATCTGGTGCGCGACGACATCGCGCCGGTGTGGATCGGCGAGATGGGCGCATCATTGCGGACGCCCGAGACGCGCGAATGGGCGCGCAATCTGATCGACTACATGAACGGCAAATACGGCAGCGAGGGCGGCCCGGCCTTTTCGGGCGATCAGCAGCCGATCAGCGGCAGCTGGTGGCTGATCGGTCCGTCGAACGATCCGCCCTATGGGCTGCAGACGGACTGGGGCGTCGGCCACTATCGACCGGACCAGATCGCGATCACCGACCAGATGCTGTTTCGGCCGCGCAAGTAG
- a CDS encoding WecB/TagA/CpsF family glycosyltransferase: MSDVSGRLPTPAPGRPRESDRRVAPFAIPASIAALPFDERRVTGERRRDRFSQWKRNIIGGLPIVVADRAETATAMVDEALKRRGLWRYPAYMTSTNGEVTYRCAVDPSEHAMFLQADAIHADGMPHVFVSRFKCDVPLPERVATTDLFHDVAREAGARGATMFMLGADETSNQRAAEWVATNYPEVRLVGRRNGYFADDAEEIAACRQIAELAPDILWISMGVPREQLFIGRHRHRLTTVGVIKTSGGLFDFLSGSKPRAPLWMQRVGLEWLWRMALEPRRLGMRYLRTNPYAMYLLLTRTR; encoded by the coding sequence ATGTCCGACGTCAGCGGCCGACTGCCGACCCCCGCGCCCGGCCGACCTCGGGAGTCCGATCGCCGCGTCGCGCCGTTCGCGATCCCCGCCTCGATCGCCGCTCTGCCGTTCGACGAGCGTCGCGTCACCGGCGAACGCCGGCGCGATCGATTTTCGCAGTGGAAGCGCAACATCATCGGCGGCCTGCCGATCGTGGTCGCCGATCGCGCCGAGACCGCGACCGCGATGGTCGACGAGGCGCTGAAGCGTCGCGGCCTGTGGCGCTATCCCGCCTACATGACGTCGACCAACGGCGAAGTGACCTATCGCTGCGCGGTCGATCCGTCCGAGCACGCGATGTTTCTGCAGGCCGATGCGATTCATGCCGACGGCATGCCGCACGTCTTCGTCTCGCGCTTCAAATGCGACGTGCCGCTGCCGGAGCGCGTCGCCACCACCGACCTGTTCCACGATGTCGCGCGCGAGGCCGGCGCACGCGGCGCGACGATGTTCATGCTCGGCGCCGACGAGACCTCGAACCAGCGCGCGGCGGAGTGGGTCGCAACCAACTATCCCGAGGTCCGGCTGGTCGGCCGCCGCAACGGCTACTTCGCCGACGACGCCGAAGAGATCGCCGCCTGCCGGCAGATCGCCGAACTTGCCCCCGACATTCTCTGGATCTCGATGGGGGTGCCGCGCGAGCAATTGTTCATCGGCCGGCATCGCCATCGCCTGACCACCGTGGGTGTCATCAAGACGTCCGGCGGGCTGTTCGATTTCCTGTCCGGATCGAAGCCGCGGGCGCCGCTGTGGATGCAGCGCGTCGGCCTGGAATGGCTGTGGCGGATGGCGCTGGAGCCGCGCCGGCTCGGGATGCGCTATCTCAGGACCAACCCTTACGCGATGTATCTGCTGCTGACGCGAACGCGGTGA
- the galE gene encoding UDP-glucose 4-epimerase GalE: protein MDNYILVTGGAGYIGSHMTLALQAAGERPLVIDDLSAGLRRAVPEGVPLFEGSVGDSDFVGDIMDRHPIAAIIHFAASVVVPESVAQPLAYYRNNTANARTLIDCAVQRRIPHVVFSSTAAVYGEPDRNPIGEDQPTQPINPYGRSKLMVEWMLGDVARAHPLSYAALRYFNVAGADPDGRAGQSSPNATHLIKIAVQAALGKRDGLDVFGTDYPTADGSCIRDYVHVADLVAAHLDALRYLRAGHPSVTCNIGYASGYSVLQVIEVVKRVSGVDFPVRLQGRRAGDPAALVAANERAKTLLGWTPRYDDLETIVRHALAWERRLGA from the coding sequence ATGGACAACTACATCCTCGTCACCGGCGGCGCCGGCTATATCGGCAGCCATATGACGCTGGCGTTGCAGGCGGCCGGCGAACGGCCGCTGGTGATCGACGATCTCTCCGCTGGGCTGCGCCGCGCCGTTCCGGAGGGCGTACCGCTGTTCGAGGGCTCGGTCGGCGATTCCGATTTCGTCGGCGACATCATGGATCGCCATCCGATCGCGGCGATCATCCATTTCGCGGCCAGCGTGGTGGTGCCGGAATCGGTCGCGCAGCCGCTGGCCTATTATCGCAACAACACCGCCAACGCCCGCACGCTGATCGACTGCGCGGTGCAGCGGCGGATTCCGCATGTCGTGTTCTCGTCGACCGCGGCTGTGTATGGCGAGCCCGATCGCAATCCGATCGGCGAAGACCAGCCGACGCAGCCGATCAATCCCTATGGCCGCTCGAAACTGATGGTCGAATGGATGCTCGGCGACGTCGCCCGCGCGCATCCGCTGAGCTACGCGGCGCTGCGCTACTTCAACGTCGCCGGCGCCGATCCGGACGGCCGCGCCGGGCAGTCGTCGCCGAACGCCACGCATCTGATCAAGATCGCCGTGCAGGCCGCGCTCGGCAAGCGCGACGGGCTCGACGTGTTCGGCACCGACTATCCGACCGCGGACGGCTCCTGCATCCGCGACTACGTCCATGTCGCCGATCTCGTCGCCGCGCATCTCGACGCGCTGCGCTATCTGCGCGCCGGCCATCCCAGCGTCACCTGCAACATCGGCTATGCCAGCGGCTATTCGGTGCTGCAGGTGATCGAGGTGGTCAAGCGCGTCTCCGGCGTCGATTTTCCGGTGCGCCTCCAAGGCCGCCGCGCCGGCGATCCCGCCGCGCTGGTGGCTGCGAACGAACGCGCGAAGACGCTGCTGGGCTGGACGCCGCGCTACGACGATCTCGAGACCATCGTGCGCCACGCGCTGGCCTGGGAACGCCGGCTCGGCGCCTGA
- a CDS encoding O-antigen ligase family protein has protein sequence MTDFAIAAAPSPATAPRLRALQLALLWFVGASGAIVFIEPSPYEFAILLSIVVFFASGLRITPALIVPIALLIGVELGYTIGASSLLDDPIILNWLLTSWYMAITAMFFALVTLEHTGDRIEALAKGYLIGGLIASLAGIAGYFNLIPGTTDLLTYAGRARGTFKDPNVLGAFLIFPAVYALQRVIEGSFWSAMRHAIAFGIIALAIFLAFSRAAWGTLAGASMLMIALMFVTAPTQQRRLRIVMLAAIAGLVLVAAIAVLLSFDRIDALFKERASFSQPYDSGRFGRFGRHLLGAGMALDYPTGIGPLQFRRFFPEDTHNSFLNAFMSGGWISGILYPALVFITAAYGLRNVFVRTPWQRTYIAIVATLIVTLLESFIIDTDHWRHYFMLIGLTWGVAIASSRLRLQSHAGP, from the coding sequence ATGACCGACTTTGCCATCGCGGCCGCCCCCTCCCCGGCCACGGCGCCGCGCCTGCGGGCGCTGCAGCTGGCGCTGCTGTGGTTCGTCGGCGCCAGCGGCGCCATCGTGTTCATCGAGCCGAGCCCGTATGAATTCGCGATCCTGCTGTCGATCGTGGTGTTCTTCGCCTCCGGCCTGCGGATCACGCCGGCGCTGATCGTGCCGATCGCGCTCTTGATCGGCGTCGAACTCGGCTACACGATCGGCGCCAGCTCCCTGCTCGACGATCCGATCATCCTGAACTGGCTGCTGACCTCCTGGTACATGGCGATCACCGCGATGTTCTTCGCGCTGGTGACGCTGGAGCACACCGGCGACCGGATCGAGGCGCTGGCCAAGGGCTATCTGATCGGCGGGCTGATCGCGTCGCTGGCCGGCATCGCCGGCTATTTCAACCTGATCCCCGGCACCACGGACCTGCTGACCTATGCGGGGCGCGCCCGCGGCACCTTCAAGGACCCGAACGTGCTCGGCGCGTTCCTGATCTTTCCGGCGGTCTACGCGCTGCAGCGGGTGATCGAGGGCTCGTTCTGGAGCGCGATGCGCCATGCGATCGCCTTCGGCATCATCGCGCTGGCGATCTTTCTGGCGTTCTCGCGCGCCGCCTGGGGCACGCTCGCCGGCGCCTCGATGCTGATGATCGCGCTGATGTTCGTCACCGCGCCGACGCAGCAGCGGCGATTGCGGATCGTGATGCTGGCGGCGATCGCCGGGCTGGTGCTGGTCGCCGCCATCGCGGTGCTGCTGTCGTTCGACCGGATCGACGCGCTGTTCAAGGAGCGCGCCAGCTTCTCGCAACCCTACGACAGCGGTCGGTTCGGGAGGTTCGGCCGGCATCTGCTCGGCGCCGGCATGGCGCTGGACTATCCGACCGGAATCGGCCCGCTGCAGTTCCGGCGGTTCTTTCCCGAGGACACCCACAATTCGTTCCTCAACGCCTTCATGTCCGGCGGCTGGATCAGCGGCATCCTGTATCCGGCCCTGGTGTTCATCACCGCCGCCTACGGGCTGCGCAACGTTTTCGTCCGCACGCCGTGGCAGCGCACCTACATCGCCATCGTGGCGACGCTGATCGTGACGCTGCTGGAAAGCTTCATTATCGATACCGATCACTGGCGGCATTATTTCATGCTGATCGGCTTGACCTGGGGCGTGGCAATTGCGAGCAGTCGCCTCCGGTTGCAGAGCCACGCCGGGCCCTGA
- a CDS encoding S1C family serine protease, which produces MPSLPEWNVPAAIRPRAADFPFDLDRTLSAVLGVHAIIPPDAFTANTLGTERAGNAVLIDDGLLLTIGYLITEAETVWLHLGDGRAVEGHALGIDSDSGFGLVQALGAIDLPPLRLGHSSAAKTGDRVIVGGVGGRIRSVAGRIAARQPFAGYWEYLIDDAIFTEPSHPNWGGAGLISATGELIGIGSLQIERSGSDEHYNMMVPIDLLKPVLGDLRKFGRVDRPPRPWLGLYSTEIEDRIVVVGIAPKGPAARAELKSGDVILAVAGDKVTSEAEFYRKVWALGAAGVEVPLTLFSGGATFDVVLHSADRAKFLKGPRMH; this is translated from the coding sequence ATGCCTTCCTTGCCCGAATGGAACGTGCCGGCCGCGATCCGGCCGCGCGCTGCGGACTTTCCGTTCGATCTCGATCGCACGCTGTCGGCGGTGCTCGGCGTGCACGCGATCATTCCGCCCGACGCCTTCACCGCGAATACGCTCGGCACCGAACGCGCCGGCAACGCCGTGCTGATCGACGACGGCCTGCTGCTGACCATCGGCTATCTGATCACCGAAGCAGAGACCGTCTGGCTGCATCTCGGCGACGGCCGGGCGGTCGAGGGGCACGCGCTCGGCATCGATTCCGACAGCGGCTTCGGCCTGGTGCAGGCGCTCGGCGCGATCGACCTGCCGCCGCTGCGGCTCGGCCATTCGAGCGCGGCCAAGACCGGCGATCGCGTGATCGTCGGCGGCGTCGGCGGACGTATCCGCTCGGTCGCGGGGCGGATCGCGGCGCGGCAGCCCTTCGCCGGCTATTGGGAATATCTGATCGACGACGCGATCTTCACCGAGCCGTCGCACCCGAACTGGGGTGGGGCCGGGCTGATCTCCGCGACCGGCGAACTGATCGGCATCGGCTCGCTGCAGATCGAGCGCAGCGGCAGCGACGAGCACTACAACATGATGGTGCCGATCGATCTCTTGAAGCCGGTGCTCGGCGATCTGCGCAAATTCGGCCGGGTCGACAGACCGCCGCGGCCGTGGCTCGGGCTGTATTCGACCGAGATCGAGGACCGGATCGTCGTGGTCGGGATCGCGCCGAAGGGCCCCGCCGCGCGCGCCGAGCTGAAATCGGGCGATGTCATTCTCGCGGTCGCCGGCGACAAGGTCACGAGCGAGGCGGAATTCTATCGCAAGGTCTGGGCGCTCGGCGCCGCCGGCGTCGAGGTCCCGCTGACGCTGTTCAGCGGCGGCGCCACCTTCGACGTCGTGCTGCATTCGGCGGACCGCGCCAAATTCCTCAAGGGACCGCGGATGCATTGA